A portion of the Glycine max cultivar Williams 82 chromosome 10, Glycine_max_v4.0, whole genome shotgun sequence genome contains these proteins:
- the LOC102663775 gene encoding uncharacterized protein, with translation MSSFPSSVERTVASSLLLLNTTSLSSPSLSKFQSGYNSSVVVPERRSGSKRLREISVSYGSSKSSSSSLTNDDDDDDGDSSEKEIKSRSVSFSAVTRYHQMKLEIARKIRSKVAWTTSCSGDRKPNAGELAKVLSPASLSGEVSSCLSSSSSGISSERSLRYAKRCRGAIVSVAGVNCETAAPSRCRAGSPNLRRRGEAILKLLSCCGGSSEVKIRQMLGDSPDTSKALRMFEMSQRKQQA, from the exons ATGTCTTCGTTTCCGAGCTCCGTAGAACGAACGGTTGCATCGTCTCTGCTTCTTCTCAACACAACATCTCTCTCATCTCCCTCGCTTTCTAA GTTTCAGTCTGGCTATAATTCCAGCGTTGTGGTTCCAGAGAGGAGAAGCGGAAGCAAGAGGTTGAGAGAGATATCGGTTTCGTACGGTTCTTCTAAATCTTCGTCTTCCTCGCTCACcaacgacgacgacgacgacgacggtGATTCCTCGGAGAAAGAGATCAAATCGCGCAGCGTATCGTTCTCTGCTGTCACGCGTTACCATCAGATGAAGCTCGAG ATTGCGAGGAAGATTCGGTCGAAGGTCGCGTGGACCACGTCGTGCTCCGGCGACCGGAAGCCGAACGCCGGGGAGTTGGCGAAGGTGCTGTCTCCGGCATCGCTATCCGGCGAGGTGTCGTCGTGTTTGTCGAGCAGCTCGAGCGGCATCTCCAGCGAGCGAAGCTTGCGCTACGCTAAGAGATGCAGAGGCGCGATTGTGAGTGTGGCCGGAGTCAATTGCGAGACGGCGGCGCCGTCGCGTTGTCGCGCCGGTTCGCCGAACCTTCGCCGGCGCGGCGAAGCCATACTGAAGCTGCTCTCTTGTTGCGGTGGCTCCTCTGAAGTGAAGATCCGTCAAATGCTCGGTGACAGCCCTGACACTAGCAAAGCTCTACGAAT GTTTGAAATGTCGCAGCGAAAACAACAAGCGTGA